The following are from one region of the Oscarella lobularis chromosome 3, ooOscLobu1.1, whole genome shotgun sequence genome:
- the LOC136184409 gene encoding uncharacterized protein, protein MSSCRTLVLIFLWSTTFATEFFVALDGIDSNPGTASKPWRHVQHAVSILRPGDICTIRQGRYYETNITLENIQGNAQNPITFRALPNETVSFDGTAEIPAKNWQNHEGKIYVNKLDFDIWQLFVDSKMQTNARWPDAHFEDLSIFDYTQWGFSAHNSTYDVESGKGVMNDNGTQNLAKSGLNVTGAMALLNIGSWETYTGRVDYHSTGSNTFSYSVRARPKNIAFGPSNCRYYLEDKLEFLDSPTEWFYDVDTRELYLWTLKGDNPENHDVRGKVSTYAFQITGNSSYVTLSNLEFFATTIRAVGKVSGITLDSLNFTYPSYTRRMLQDDSLPEMTKLEIEGSFNREAGNFTVFNCTWQYADGQTMSHRGVGSIFENNLWRYNDFSCVGDGMLFGSNGARDHFIRNTVHSNGPSEGFNPGSGDPSLGILGAAEIRLNEFYDQKHLQNDGSQVQVNVAAQNGTIIEYNWSHDTRKWGLRFDREMKVGAPWGYNATVRYNVVWNTSGIMIKGDYHHVTSNLAFDNIFDDREPPETNKPDLLLLGYPGGGQKGENVHTVTENNILKMGACEAKNTPPSNCTHIPGIYKMNVIGPVRRRLRDPDNLDFRPLNESENAGPYGKESFGHGGVYWIPGRVRVGASRPVPPDGSVTSRCGGDLMWLGGYDAKEHDLYLGTDATAVELAGLTSALYRGKLDGPSNVFTVKEGFKAGQVYYWRVDAVRGDGATVRGSVWMFRCGNKNRF, encoded by the exons ATGTCCAGCTGCAGAACTCTCGTTCTCATTTTTCTATGGTCCACGACGTTTGCAACGGAGTTCTTTGTTGCTCTGGATGGCATCGACAGTAATCCAGGCACAGCATCGAAGCCTTGGCGTCACGTCCAGCACGCAGTGAGCATTCTTCGTCCAGGAGACATTTGCACCATCCGCCAAGGCCGCTACTACGAAACCAACATCACCCTCGAAAATATCCAGGGTAACGCTCAAAATCCGATTACTTTTCGCGCTCTTCCGAACGAAACGGTCTCATTCGACGGCACAGCGGAAATTCCGGCGAAAAATTGGCAAAATCACGAGGGAAAAATTTACGTCAACAAACTCGATTTCGACATCTGGCAGCTGTTCGTCGACTCGAAAATGCAGACGAACGCTCGCTGGCCAGACGCCCACTTCGAAGACCTTTCGATATTTGATTACACGCAATGGGGTTTTTCGGCACATAATTCGACGTACGATGTCGAATCTGGCAAAGGGGTCATGAACGATAACGGTACCCAAAACTTGGCTAAGTCGGGTCTAAATGTGACTGGTGCTATGGCTCTACTCAACATTGGGAGCTGGGAAACGTACACGGGACGCGTTGATTATCATTCAACGGGATCCAATACGTTTTCGTACAGCGTTCGTGCCAGACCGAAGAATATCGCTTTTGGTCCGTCCAATTGTCGCTATTATCTAGAAGATAAGTTAGAGTTTTTGGATTCGCCGACCGAGTGGTTTTATGACGTTGATACGCGAGAGCTTTACTTGTGGACGTTGAAAGGGGATAATCCAGAAAATCACGACGTTCGAGGTAAAGTGTCGACGTATGCTTTTCAAATCACGGGAAATTCTTCTTACGTTACTCTATCGaatttggaattttttgcgACGACAATTCGAGCTGTTGGTAAAGTGAGTGGAATAACGTTAGACTCGCTGAACTTTACGTATCCTTCTTATACTCGTCGCATGCTTCAAGACGATTCCCTGCCAGAAATGACGAAACTCGAAATTGAAGGAAGTTTCAATCGCGAGGCTGGAAATTTTACCGTGTTCAATTGCACGTGGCAATATGCCGACGGTCAGACGATGTCACACAGAGGCGTCGGTagcatttttgaaaataacCTTTGGCGTTACAACGATTTCTCGTGCGTTGGCGATGGAATGCTGTTTGGATCGAACGGTGCGAGAGATCACTTTATCCGCAATACTGTTCACAGCAACGGGCCTAGTGAAGGGTTCAACCCCGGTAGTGGAGACCCGAGTCTCGGAATTTTGGGAGCGGCTGAAATTCGACTGAATGAATTCTACGATCAAAAGCATCTTCAGAACGACGGTTCTCAAGTACAG GTCAACGTGGCAGCTCAGAACGGTACTATCATTGAGTACAATTGGTCGCATGATACCCGCAAGTGGGGACTacgtttcgatcgcgaaatGAAAGTAGGAGCCCCGTGGGGTTACAACGCTACGGTTCGCTACAACGTCGTTTGGAACACGAGCGGTATAATGATAAAAGGCGACTACCACCACGTGACAAGCAATCTAGCCTTCGATAACATTTTCGACGATCGTGAACCGCCGGAAACAAACAAACCCGATCTGCTACTGCTCGGCTATCCGGGCGGCGGccaaaagggagaaaacgTTCACACAGTAACAGAAAATAACATATTAAAGATGGGTGCATGCGAAGCGAAGAACACGCCGCCATCGAACTGCACCCACATACCGGGAATCTATAAGATGAACGTTATAGGGcccgttcgtcgacgtttacgCGATCCCGATAATCTCGACTTTCGTCCTCTAAACGAGTCGGAAAACGCGGGTCCCTACGGAAAGGAGTCGTTCGGACACGGGGGAGTCTATTGGATTCCCGGGCGCGTTCGAGTGGGAGCGTCGAGGCCCGTGCCGCCCGACGGGAGCGTTACGTCGCGATGCGGCGGGGATCTCATGTGGTTGGGCGGCTACGACGCGAAGGAGCACGATTTGTATTTGGGAACCGATGCGACGGCTGTCGAATTGGCTGGGCTTACGTCGGCTTTGTATCGCGGGAAGCTCGATGGGCCGAGTAACGTTTTTACGGTGAAGGAGGGTTTTAAGGCCGGTCAAGTTTATTATTGGAGGGTCGACGCTGTTCGCGGAGACGGGGCGACCGTTCGCGGTTCGGTGTGGATGTTTCGGTGCGGAAATAAAAACCGTTTTTAA
- the LOC136184411 gene encoding uncharacterized protein produces the protein MLPSHAKCLIQLAVTLLFISLVITKREQQNRWKKLLLQSSERPVPHSITAILTVSEDKSILLITEGRRPDQQSYISAKFSVGGLYFFDPSAQSWLTIPINSEKGSPPENAIQTATSFPKAKGKPVVFLGIFRGKENTTTWRLETSSTDSTFNSLTWRKGANFPHPNRFGYSAVAIQNKLLVWGGMAEAGEVKTSLFSDLFVYDVDEDQWSEITTLNENPFGKAFHSAVAVADRYMIILGGKNCMLTWSDKGYVLDVVENVWLKLPDIITTRQVVGQSGLFNYNQFYDWVLLTLTNDCGKRKLHYEAPAIIIYRFSLENVSGGSWIEVIPKYSRVLPGLPAGLNGIFFNESPVLNIRRKAMAVRYSHLPESTSSVDDTLMCLTGDSKQYHWELLPTANDNLGSLAGHSLTLSSNGKCIYVYGGFSQVTKPNTEGILDGSSWRLDIDTSGLSRGVYRWEKYLPANCAFCAYELAFPVGFSTFRSLGGHSSVGISIGTSTQKTSCFLIYGGIYQRQTSSYLVFVCPESFYSKTISRATRDLTWPPHRAYHSAVLIDQASMIVFGGIRQERMDKYHRYTPSNDMWSLNWTQSPPRIIDEKIAWTYMGKCDDVAPRFGHTAVLIDSSQRKQILVFGGSDEQKTLDDLWQFTLSSGPWKRIHYTTDFDYKNQLRLRHHTAVTRSRQMIIYGGCQTHPLQRDSYQHILISICDKSRVSDRLFSYDLVTQTWKMHLALDAIPRYLHGMVLLDSDHIVIYGGIDNESKISGDVFTIQPGCNTGEEGDFFTNGCRACEVGYYSSESGPSCDRCSLFFRTNSSGSTSADDCSVCSGICSYGGKCTVLRPNVEYKCECIFPFSGNTCGSFWPLLVFVASLLVAVAVTTLIYKIVQYVKRARRDAKDLREKEDVIVNLLDGWRIEDDEVNFVESRRVGKGGFGEVWLAEYREMEVAVKILNENERLFVSNSQQQFQQEIDFMRNLRHPNIVLFLGAGSFRKDHDGNDGKFPSIQKGNLFLVTEYVKRGSLHGVLMDSSISLTVEQQLGFCLDSAKGMQFLHELSPPRIHRDLKAANLLVSQNWVVKVSDFGTARRLLKSGVDGEEERMHYMHREDWGPDDERLPLLFTRYKKMSFHLGTSLWKAPELLKKQAYGASVDVYSFGIVIWEIFSRRRPYEDNKFTFFDELVSMICERGVRPALPSRTCPSRVISLMKSCWHAVPFARPTFRTIVRTLADISKRHSEE, from the exons ATGCTGCCGTCTCATGCCAAGTGTTTAATACAGCTTGCGGTGACGCTGCTCTTTATTAGTTTAGTTATTACTAAACGCGAACAACAAAATCGTtggaaaaaattgcttttgCAATCGTCTGAGCGACCAGTTCCGCACAGCATAACCGCAATTTTGACAGTATCTGAAGATAAATCGATTCTATTAATCACAGAAGGGCGTAGACCGGATCAGCAAAGTTACATATCTGCAAAATTCTCCGTTGGTGGCCTTTACTTTTTTGACCCATCCGCACAGTCGTGGCTCACCATTCCTATTAACTCCGAAAAAGGCTCTCCACCAGAGAATGCAATCCAaacagcgacgtcgttcccgaaagcaaaaggaaaaccTGTCGTCTTTCTGGGAATATTCAGAGGTAAAGAAAACACAACGACGTGGCGTCTAGAAACTAGTTCAACTGACTCGACTTTCAACTCACTGACCTGGCGAAAAGGTGCTAATTTCCCTCATCCTAATCGGTTTGGATACTCAGCAGTAGCAATTCAAAACAAGCTTCTAGTTTGGGGAGGAATGGCTGAGGCCGGGGAAGTAAAAACTTCTCTCTTTAGCGATCTGTTCGTttacgacgttgacgaagacCAATGGTCGGAAATAACGACTTTGAATGAGAATCCATTTGGAAAGGCCTTTCACAGTGCCGTGGCAGTAGCTGATCGATACATGATAATTTTGGGTGGCAAAAATTGTATGCTGACTTGGTCCGACAAGGGATACGTActagacgtcgtcgagaatgTTTGGCTGAAATTGCCAGACATAATCACTACGCGTCAAGTCGTCGGGCAGTCAGGACTGTTCAACTATAATCAGTTCTACGATTGGGTTCTATTAACGTTAACGAATGACTGTGGCAAGCGCAAATTGCATTACGAGGCTCCCGCAATAATCATTTATCGATTTTCGCTTGAGAACGTTAGCGGAGGCAGCTGGATTGAAGTTATACCAAAGTACTCAAGAGTGCTACCTGGACTTCCAGCCGGATTAAAtgggatttttttcaacgAAAGTCCTGTTCTAAATATTAGAAGAAAAGCGATGGCGGTTCGCTACAGCCATCTTCCCGAATCAACGTCGTCCGTCGATGACACGTTGATGTGTCTTACGGGCGATTCAAAGCAGTATCACTGGGAGTTACTCCCAACTGCTAACGACAACTTGGGTTCCCTTGCCGGACACTCGCTCACACTTTCAAGCAATGGAAAATGCATCTACGTATACGGAGGTTTTTCACAAGTGACGAAACCCAACACAGAAGGAATCCTCGACGGCAGCTCGTGGCGTCTCGACATAGATACCTCTGGTTTGAGTCGCGGCGTTTACAGATGGGAAAAGTATCTGCCGGCAAATTGCGCCTTTTGTGCTTATGAACTCGCCTTTCCAGTCGGGTTTAGCACCTTTCGTTCTTTGGGGGGACACTCGTCTGTTGGCATCAGCATCGGCACTTCGACGCAGAAAACAAGCTGTTTCCTCATCTATGGCGGCATCTATCAGAGGCAAACATCGAGCtatctcgtcttcgtctgtcCGGAATCGTTCTACAGTAAAACGATTTCTCGGGCAACTCGAGATCTAACGTGGCCGCCGCATCGCGCTTACCACTCAGCTGTTCTCATTGACCAGGCGTCAATGATAGTATTCGGTGGGATTCGGCAAGAACGAATGGACAAGTACCATAGATATACGCCGAGTAACGATATGTGGAGCCTTAATTGGACCCAGTCGCCGCCTCGCATTATTGACGAAAAAATAGCGTGGACATACATGGGCAAGTGCGACGACGTGGCACCGCGATTTGGGCACACAGCCGTTCTAATAGATAGCAGCCAGAGAAAACAAATTCTAGTATTTGGAGGAAGTGACGAGCAGAAGACGCTCGACGATCTTTGGCAGTTCACTCTGTCCTCTGGGCCGTGGAAGCGAATTCATTACACAACAGACTTCGACTACAAAAACCAATTGCGTCTACGTCATCATACGGCCGTCACAAGAAGTCGGCAAATGATAATCTACGGTGGATGCCAAACGCACCCTCTTCAACGAGACAGCTACCAACACATCCTGATCAGTATATGCGATAAGAGTCGTGTTTCGGATCGACTTTTCTCGTACGATCTCGTCACCCAAACGTGGAAAATGCACTTAGCCCTTGATGCCATACCTCGGTATCTCCACGGAATGGTTCTCCTAGACAGCGACCACATCGTCATCTATGGCGGCATCGACAACGAGAGTAAAATATCAGGAGACGTTTTCACTATACAACCGGGCTGCAATACGGGAGAAGAGGGCGATTTTTTTACAAACGGTTGTCGAGCGTGCGAAGTTGGATACTATAGCTCAGAGAGCGGCCCAAGTTGCGATCGATGCAGCTTGTTCTTCCGTACGAACTCGAGCGGATCGACTAGCGCCGACGACTGCTCGGTGTGCAGCGGAATATGCAGTTACGGGGGCAAGTGCACAGTTCTTCGACCGAACGTTGAATACAAGTGCGAATGCATCTTTCCCTTCTCGGGAAACACGTGTGGAAGCTTTTGGCCTCtactcgtcttcgtcgcctcgCTTCTTGTTGCCGTTGCCGTGACTACGCTCATCTATAAAATTGTTCAGTATGTCAAACGAGCGCGACGGGATGCGAAGGACTTGcgagaaaaggaagacgtcATTGTTAATCTTCTCGACGGTTGGcgaatcgaagacgacgaggtgAACTTTGTGGAATCGAGGAGAGTAGGCAAAGGCGGCTTTGGCGAAGTGTGGCTCGCCGAGTATAGGGAAATGGAAGTTGCCGTGAAAATTctcaacgaaaacgagcggCTTTTTGTTTCAAATTCACAGCAGCAGTTTCAACAGGAAATTGACTTCATGAG gAACTTACGTCATCCCAacatcgttctctttcttggTGCCGGATCCTTTCGAAAGGATCATGACGGAAACGATGGGAAATTCCCGTCCATTCAAAAGGGGAATCTGTTTCTGGTTACGGAGTACGTAAAGAGGGGGTCCCTTCACGGGGTTCTCATGGATTCTTCCATTTCGCTCACTGTTGAGCAGCAGCTCGGCTTCTGTTTAGACTCAGCAAAGGGAATGCAGTTTCTGCACGAATTGAGTCCGCCGCGCATTCATCGCGATCTAAAAGCGGCTAACTTGCTCGTCAGTCAAAATTGGGTTGTGAAAGTGAGCGACTTTGGCACGGCAAGACGACTGTTGAAATCGGGCGTGGACGGTGAAGAGGAGAGAATGCATTATATGCATAGAGAAGATTGGGGgcccgacgacgaacgacttcCCTTGCTGTTCACTCGTTATAAGAAGATGAGTTTTCACCTCGGGACGAGTCTTTGGAAGGCACCCGAGCTGCTGAAAAAACAAGCATACGGGGCGTCGGTTGATGTCTACAG TTTTGGCATCGTGATTtgggaaatattttctcgAAGAAGGCCATACGAAGATAACAAATTCacttttttcgacgagctgGTCAGTATGATTTGCGAGAGAGGAGTAAGACCAGCCTTGCCGTCTCGGACGTGTCCTTCACGTGTCATTTCTCTGATGAAGAGCTGCTGGCATGCGGTTCCGTTTGCACGTCCAACTTTTCGGACAATAGTCAGGACCCTAGCAGACATTTCGAAGAGGCACTCTGAAGAGTGA
- the LOC136184722 gene encoding putative leucine-rich repeat-containing protein DDB_G0281931 — protein MFKFFYFVVYVTVASSRICPTDYHYRGFQGDHCIAFEEESSATRKERKILNEFFIAMRGKRWSSKTKRNWNSSAPLCQWEGVYLNVEHRVVALTLKFANVIGNLPILLWELERLMYVNLRSNPIYGYLPDILPAKRLSLRQLDLSWTKIRGPIPWKTLSLYENLTALQLGHNWLNGSIESAVGLLECLEIFTIGENHIRGEIPSAFQRLRHITALDFSFLQLKGHISQLFNLTRLRYAFLAGNSISGLFPSDFHFRFPELIRLQLNNNSISGSIPSDIAMPQNLTVLDLARNRIEGEVPRSFLNVSSLYFLDLSRNNLTGFAPNAQSANSPSLQYIDFSFNPFKHLTTKRLSELFIRTERSGSPILTFDFTSTNLEGPLVHLLWNKDLNVVAFRLANNRLSSYFLKPRYEQYYVQVVNVSNNRLKGAIPEEINLLQSIKVLDVRGNRMKSSLPPRLPQIAEPMYEVMTLTGANATYKCPEVRLVPTNGRLYVDSDYYKNVLCQCVPGHYGFDGACRRCFRLAFCPGNAFASPMIMDRNTFPVPNPDNVTHLIHCDSVYANTYPCNRRGQCTCRLNDDRATTSCNRSCLCDDNAIGQLCSQCRQGYYRNGYKCYPCPTLSQKQSIALCFVAVLALGLFLLIWFNFLRQFRRFKTRCFKIFLLVGVVCFSVVVVCFGFFRIVPAWMTEVYCFLLLLASFSRLNVLKSFVLTLVMYVQILDSLSVTAQQIDCPYCSFSATLKAIHVYKATKWFQNVANFNFYGFACIFPGLFTPIGRLAFLAILPLAGSAVGFLLRLLNHATTLRKKTKQRRRTSIVKANKLKEKRYLSSKVKRSSKQLLLLLLNIFYFPIANQVIKILLPCHHVPNSNISFMKAYPWIGCSTSQYKTVFAFAVVVTATYITFTPIVFFCLAARRIDVARRNRRFLKKSSIDTLYSGYKKPYQKFMTSLLMIRRLAVAVVVAAFPYNHHDVQAIPFNVIVLGFAFFIAKVQPFRSTTPWNLESWVDVAASFAIVITYNCMTNSRRGSILSESLVLAVNVGLVIFIVVSSVVHLRLAFHSRHRRATQKLKIRHGGQYRHSDELICKF, from the exons ATGTTTAAATTCTTTTACTTTGTCGTTTATGTCACGGTGGCTTCCAGTCGAATTTGTCCAACCGACTACCATTACCGCGGCTTCCAAGGCGATCACTGCATAGcgtttgaagaagaatcgTCTGCCACGAGAAA ggagagaaaaattctCAACGAATTTTTCATAGCCATGAGAGGAAAGCGTTGGAGTAgcaaaacaaaacgaaaCTGGAACTCGTCGGCACCCCTTTGCCAGTGGGAAGGAGTCTACTTGAACGTCGAgcatcgcgtcgtcgctctcacTCTCAAATTTGCTAACGTTATCGGCAATCTGCCGATCCTCTTATGGGAATTGGAGCGTCTAATGTACGTCAATCTGCGAAGCAACCCCATCTATGGATACCTTCCAGACATCCTCCCGGCAAAGAGACTTTCACTAAGACAACTAGATCTCTCGTGGACGAAGATAAGGGGGCCCATTCCGTGGAAAACTCTTAGTCTATACGAAAATTTGACGGCGCTCCAACTCGGTCATAACTGGTTGAATGGGAGTATTGAAAGTGCCGTTGGTCTCTTGGAGTGCCTCGAAATTTTTACGATAGGTGAAAATCATATACGGGGTGAAATTCCGTCGGCTTTTCAAAGGCTGCGACACATCACGGCGCTCGATTTCAGCTTTCTTCAACTCAAAGGTCATATCAGTCAGTTGTTTAATTTGACGCGATTGAGATACGCTTTTCTGGCGGGCAATTCTATTTCCGGTTTGTTTCCTTCCGACTTTCACTTTCGATTTCCCGAACTGATTCGACTGCAGCTGAATAACAACAGCATCAGCGGGTCGATACCGTCTGATATCGCCATGCCGCAGAATTTGACGGTTCTCGATTTGGCgcgaaatcgaatcgaaggCGAGGTTCCTCGTTCGTTTTTGAATGTTTCCAGTTTGTATTTTCTCGACCTCTCGCGCAACAATCTGACTGGTTTTGCTCCAAATGCGCAATCGGCCAATTCGCCGAGTTTGCAATATATCGATTTCAGTTTCAATCCGTTCAAGCATCTCACGACGAAGCGACTGTCCGAACTCTTCATACGGACCGAACGTTCCGGTTCGCCCATTCTTACGTTCgatttcacgtcgacgaatttggAGGGACCCCTTGTTCATCTGCTTTGGAATAAAGACCTCAACGTAGTCGCCTTTCGACTTGCTAACAATAGACTATCCAGTTACTTTCTCAAGCCTCGTTACGAGCAATATTACGTCCAAGTCGTCAATGTTTCAAATAATCGTTTAAAAGGTGCCATACCGGAGGAAATCAACCTTCTTCAATCAATCAAAGTGCTCGACGTGAGGGGCAATCGGATGAAATCGAGTCTGCCGCCTCGTCTACCGCAAATTGCCGAACCCATGTACGAAGTGATGACGCTCACAGGCGCGAACGCGACCTATAAGTGTCCTGAAGTTCGACTCGTTCCCACGAACGGTCGCTTATACGTTGATAGCGATTACTACAAAAACGTCTTATGCCAATGCGTTCCGGGTCATTACGGCTTTGACGGCGCTTGCCGTCGTTGCTTCCGTCTCGCCTTCTGTCCCGGTAATGCTTTCGCGAGTCCCATGATAATGGATCGAAACACGTTCCCGGTTCCCAATCCGGACAACGTCACGCATCTTATCCACTGCGACTCGGTCTACGCGAACACGTATCCGTGTAACAGGCGAGGACAGTGCACGTGTCGTCTCAACGACGaccgcgcgacgacgtcttgcaATCGCAGCTGTCTATGCGACGACAACGCGATTGGTCAACTCTGCTCCCAATGTCGCCAGGGTTACTATCGCAACGGCTATAAATGTTACCCGTGTCCGACGCTGTCGCAGAAGCAGAGCATTGCTTTGTGTTTCGTGGCCGTTTTAGCTTTGGGATTGTTTCTCCTCATTTGGTTTAACTTTTTACGTCAGTTTCGTCGTTTCAAAACGAGGtgtttcaaaatttttcttctcgttggCGTCGTATGTTtctctgtcgtcgtcgtctgtttcGGATTTTTTCGCATCGTGCCTGCTTGGATGACGGAAGTCTATTGCTTCCTATTACTtctcgcttccttttctcgaCTCAATGTTCTCAAGTCCTTTGTGCTCACTCTCGTCATGTACGTTCAGATACTCGACTCGCTCAGTGTCACCGCTCAGCAGATCGACTGTCCCTACTGCTCGTTTTCGGCAACGCTAAAGGCTATTCACGTTTACAAGGCAACCAAGTGGTTTCAGAACGTTgcaaattttaatttttatggATTTGCCTGCATATTTCCGGGTCTCTTTACTCCCATCGGACGACTTGCTTTTCTCGCAATTCTGCCACTCGCCGGAAGCGCTGTCGGTTTTCTTCTACGACTTCTTAATCACGCGACAActctgagaaagaaaactaaacaaagaagaagaacctCCATAGTTAAAGCtaataaattgaaagaaaagcgCTATCTTTCGAGCAAAGTGAAGAGGTCGTCTAAACAACTGCTGCTTTTGCTGCTGAACATTTTTTACTTTCCTATAGCAAATCAAGTCATCAAGATTTTGCTTCCTTGCCATCACGTACCCAATTCCAACATCAGCTTCATGAAAGCGTATCCGTGGATAGGCTGCTCCACGTCCCAGTACAAAACCGTCTTTGCTTTTGCTGTAGTCGTCACAGCAACGTATATCACCTTCACGCCGAtagtttttttctgtctcgcagctcgccgaatcgacgtggCGCGAAGGAATCGTCGGTTCCTAAAGAAATCGTCCATCGACACGCTCTACAGCGGTTACAAGAAACCTTATCAGAAGTTTATGACGTCGCTGCTCATGAtccgtcgtctcgccgtcgcggtCGTGGTCGCAGCTTTTCCTTATAACCATCACGACGTTCAGGCAATCCCCTTTAATGTGATTGTGCTTGGTTTTGCTTTCTTTATCGCAAAAGTGCAGCCGTTTCGAAGTACGACTCCTTGGAATTTAGAAAGTTGGGTTGACGTCGCCGCATCGTTTGCTATTGTAATTACGTACAATTGCATGACAAACAGCAGAAGGGGATCGATTTTGTCAGAAAGTCTTGTTCTCGCTGTCAATGTTGGGTTAgtcatcttcatcgttgTTTCCTCTGTCGTTCACTTGCGACTGGCTTTTCATTCGAGACACCGACGTGCGactcaaaaattgaaaatacgGCACGGAGGTCAATACCGACACAGTGATGAGCTGATTTGCAAATTTTAA